Sequence from the Paenibacillus riograndensis SBR5 genome:
CAAAGATCTCACCCTTTTTAATCGACAGGTTAAGACCCGAAAGCGCCATTGCAGCCTTGCTGCCTTTTCCGTATACTTTGGTCAAACCTTTCAGCTCTATCAAACTAGTAATCCTCCCCCAAGTAACCCTTATAAAAACTAAAAAGACCTCCTACGATCGATTGCAGATCGCAAGAGGCCCCGTGATTGTATTAACCCTGCCTTCTCATCTGCCAACGACCGTAACCTGTACGGCATTGTAGGAATTAGCACCATGACATTTGTACAGAATACCATGTAACGCATTCCATACAAATCGGTTGCCGGGCTTCATCGGGCCTATCCCTCCGCCGCTCTCGATAAGAGTTGATTATGAAGTTAGCTGCCGAAGCATGTAAGATGCTAATGCAAGCTCAAGTATAGTAATTTTCAGGTTTTTTGTCAAAGGGAACTTTTTACTGGGGATGATGGCCTCTCTTTAGGTTTGCCGCAATTTTGCCCTTGTGCCACTGCTCATTGCTGTACCTGAAGGAAGCTGCCAAGGATTTGCAGACCATTTCCAGACTCTGCTTCAAATCCTCCAGATGGCTGTCCAGATCCTCCAGATGAATTTTGTCATGGAGGCCCTGATGCCGCTGCCACAGATCATCCTGCATTTCGGCGTTCATGTAATGAATCTCGGCGTTGCGGCGTTTGCGCAGATTTTCGAGCGGTTCACGGTAGGCGTTCTTGATCGTCTCCAGTTCGCCGGCGAAGGCTGTATGCTTCTCATGCAGCTGAAACTGGCGCAGTACAGTGAAATAGGAGAAATGGACTTTGACTTTGCTGGTATTCAGGTCATACAGACTGTTAAGAACCGTACCCAGCTTGTCCAGCAGTGAGAATACACGAATGAAGCCATTTTTATAAAAATAAACATAACGCGCATATTCCCCCTGCTCCTTGGGAGACATATCATCCATATAACCCGCTACAACGGATTTGCGGAAAAAAGCAGCCGCGAACCAGCTTTGCTCCAGCTCGTCCAAGGAAGAGATCAGCCCGCGCGTCCAGATTTCCAGCTTGCGGGATTCATGATCCGGGTCTTCATGGGTGTTCATCTCCCTGCGCAGCATGGATGCCACCTTCGCCATATTGTCCATGGCTTCAGCCAGCATACCGCTGTTCTCGCGGGGCGGTTCTCCGAGTAATATCCGCAGCATCCTGCATCCTCCTCAGTGTGGGAAATAGCTGTTCCAGTTGCGGTCGACCCGCTGGACAATATCCTCGCGCGGAACCAGTTCCTCGGGGTAATCCCGCTTCATCCGGGCATCGATCACAAGGGGCAGCTTATAGCCGATATGATGGCTTTTGATCTCGTATTCGGCGTAGATATCACTGGCCGGATCGAACCTCGTGAACACCGTCCACAGGAATGAAGTTTGCGTGCGCACCGTATCCGGGGCATTATCCACTACAAACACCAGCGGCCAGGCTGTTTCCTGTGCACGCAGAGCTGCGATTAGCCGGGAAGGAAGCTCAGGATCTTCTTCATAGGATGCACCGGAAACAGCCAAACATCCCCGGCAGTAAGGAATTGCCTCTGTAATGCCCGGTAGAAGACCTTCCGTGTAAGCTGAGGGCAGCTCACGCACCGGATTCCCCACACCCAGCATGATGGCTTTGCTGCCAGGGTTCATCGCATTGGGCGAATGATCTTGCTCGTCCGGGGCAGCATTTCCGTACACCAGGAAATCCGAGGCGGGATTGAAGCGCTCCAGCACACTTTCCAGCAGCTTGGGGAACTCCGCCAGCTCCACGGGTTCATTGGTCAGCAGCAGGAATTTGGTCAGTGACAGCTGGCCTTCCCCCAGGATACGGTAGGCGGACACCACCGCTTCTCTGGGATAACTCTCCCTTACTACGGCAGACACCAGTGAATGAGGGCCGCATTCGGAGTATTCCCACAACGCTTTGACGGAAGGCATCAACAGCGGGTATACGGGGGCCAGCAGCCGCTGTATGTATTCCCTGAGATAATAATCCTCCTGGCGCGGCTTGCCGATGATCGTTGCCGGAAAGATCGCATCCTTGCGGTGCCAGATACGCTGCACATGCATAACAGGGAAATGGAGGGGTGCGGAATAAAATCCGTAGTGATCCCCGAACGGCCCTTCCGCCCGCCGCTCATGGGGGGCAATCAGGCCCCGGATGGCAAATTCCGCTTCAGCGGGTATCTGGTGCCCGCCCATCGGGTCCTTGACCATCTGCAGCTTGCCGCCCAGCACAAGCGATGCCAGCAGCAGCTCCGGCAGACG
This genomic interval carries:
- a CDS encoding Cthe_2314 family HEPN domain-containing protein: MLRILLGEPPRENSGMLAEAMDNMAKVASMLRREMNTHEDPDHESRKLEIWTRGLISSLDELEQSWFAAAFFRKSVVAGYMDDMSPKEQGEYARYVYFYKNGFIRVFSLLDKLGTVLNSLYDLNTSKVKVHFSYFTVLRQFQLHEKHTAFAGELETIKNAYREPLENLRKRRNAEIHYMNAEMQDDLWQRHQGLHDKIHLEDLDSHLEDLKQSLEMVCKSLAASFRYSNEQWHKGKIAANLKRGHHPQ
- a CDS encoding UbiD family decarboxylase, giving the protein MGYGNLRQWIEQLRKDKDLAVIDAPVDPYLELAEIHRRVVREEGPALLFTNVKDTPFPVATNLFGTVRRANQAFGTRPEQLVKTLMGAMETLLPPTASGLWKEKRLLLDLLKVGTRNVPQGEAPVLGVCRSTEPLKELPRITGWQEEGGPSLTLPLVYTESITHPQNHNLGIYRVQIYDDSKAGVYWQKHKGGGFHHREAEQLGEPLPVSVFLGGPPALIAAAAAPVQERLPELLLASLVLGGKLQMVKDPMGGHQIPAEAEFAIRGLIAPHERRAEGPFGDHYGFYSAPLHFPVMHVQRIWHRKDAIFPATIIGKPRQEDYYLREYIQRLLAPVYPLLMPSVKALWEYSECGPHSLVSAVVRESYPREAVVSAYRILGEGQLSLTKFLLLTNEPVELAEFPKLLESVLERFNPASDFLVYGNAAPDEQDHSPNAMNPGSKAIMLGVGNPVRELPSAYTEGLLPGITEAIPYCRGCLAVSGASYEEDPELPSRLIAALRAQETAWPLVFVVDNAPDTVRTQTSFLWTVFTRFDPASDIYAEYEIKSHHIGYKLPLVIDARMKRDYPEELVPREDIVQRVDRNWNSYFPH